The region AATCAAGAGTATAATTACTGAAGCAGTAATAAAATctgcatagcatagcatagcatcaTAATAAGGGGTAGTTTCGAGAGGGAATTACTGATGCAAATCTGCAGAATCACCTGTTCCAAATTTTCAATAAGCTCTAGCTACAATCTCTGTTTGATCACTTCTGGAGCTTCAAATCCTTCAAGAATTCGGTGAACGCCGTCCTCGACGGGCCGCCGTCCGCCGGCGCCTCAGCCGCCTTCTCCTTGGCCAATGCCAGCCTTCCCCTCAGCTTTTCCCCTTCATCCGACTCCATCACCAGCCTCACCTTCTTCTCCACCTCCTCCGCCTTCACAAGTTCCTCGTCGTACCCTTCCATCACCACCCCGAGCTTCATCTCGTCCACCACAAACACCTTGTTCGCCCTCTGCTCCGCGTACTGCGGCCAGCACAGCATCGGCACCCCGGCCGACGCCGCCTCCAGGACGGAGTTCCACCCGCAGTGCGTCACGAACGCGCCGGTCGCCGCGTGCCGCAGCACCTCCACCTGCGGCGCCCACATCTTCACGACCATCCCCCTCGCGGCCGTCCTATCCAAGAACCCATCGGGGAGGAGCGCGTCCAGGTCTGGCTCCGGGCGCGGCAGGAAGTATTTGGCCGGGTCCTCGGGCGGGCTCCGCACGACCCACAGGAAGCGGTGGCCGGAGTTCTCGAGCCCGCACGCTATCTCCTTGAGCTGCGCCGCCGACATCGCGCCCAAGCTGCCGAAGCAGAGGAACACCACGCTCCGCTCCGGCTGCGCGTCCAGCCACGACAAGCACGCGCCCTGCGCTTGTGGAGCCGACTCGCCTTTCACGATCAGTGGGCCGATGCAGTAcaccggcggggtcgggcggcCAGGGAGACACACCCCGTCCCTGAGCGCAGTCACGGCCCTCGCCTCCAGCCGCTCGTAGGTGTTGATCAGCAAGCCCCGGGCCTCCGGTTTGCGCCCGTATTGCCCCATCCGCACGGCGCAAGTCCGGCTCGCGCGGTCCTGCACGATCTGGGGCATGTCCGAGGCAGGGATCGGCGGGACGCCGGGGAAGCGGAGGAGACTCTTGCCCATGTCCTTGAAGTCGCCGCCGTCCGTCGTGGCGAGGTAGTGGGGGAGGTGGAGGAACGCCGCGAGGTAGGCGGCGGAGGAGGTGAAGTAGATGTACGCCGGGACGCCGAGTTCGTCGGCGGCGTCGAGGGCGTCGACGCAGAAGGTGTCgaggacgagggcggcgacggaggGGAGGGTGCGGAGGAAGGCGAGGAGGGACGGCACGGTGAGGCGGATCGTGTCGACCATCTGCAGGTAGGGGTCCGGGTCCGGGTTGGGGTAGTCCGGGGCCGGGAGGTGGTGGAAGGAGATGGTGGGGTTGGCGGCGGCCAGGCttgcgacggcggtggcggaggaggCGAAGATATCGGCGGTGGAGGCCGGAGGGGTCGGGACAGCGATGATGACGGGGatgccgcggcggaggaagagcttggCGAGCTCCACCATGGGGGTGAGGTGGCCCACGCCCAAGCAAGCGTGCAGCACCACCGCCGGATGGGGATCGGCCTCCATTGGCGACAGCCGACGACGATTCGGTCAACGGTGTGAGAGTGACGAGGACGGAGGAAGTGAGGAATCTTGTGGACTTTCTAGCAGTTTGTTTCTGAGCGAGCAGACTTTTGTTTCTTAGCGAGCAGACTAGCAGATTATGGCCCATTAAGCGGCTGATTAGAACTGGGGATGTATCTGGTGCACCAAAAAAAAAAATATGGCGCATTTTGCGTCAAATAGGAAGACGACATTATGTAGGTCATATATGCTACAAAAGCAATGCTAAATGCTGATTTAAGTGAGGAGAAAGAGGAGGCTAAGACCAATTCCATCAACAACAATGTTTCTCCTTTTCAGGTTCCAAATATTCAGTCTCAAATTGCATGTCTTTCGGCGTACAGTGATGTCGGAGattgcaaaaagaggaagttggacTTGGTACATTTCAAAAATGATGCTAACAGTCATACTATATTTATTCAAGCTTCTGGGGAGAATATTTATTCAAGCTGGATTTACTCTATAGCAGCTGTGGTGGTTAAAGCTCTAGGATGAAATTCTGCTGTCttcttttctgattgcaggaatttTGTTGAAGCGGTAAAAGCAAGAAACCTATTGGAGAGTCCAGGACATTGAAGGATCAGACTGGTGCTTGCTGAATTTCTTAATCACTTTTCTCATCTTAGAACATGTGAAATTAAGTTTGTCCCAAGGATTGGGAATGTCATTGCCCACTCTTTTTCTAGAGTTTTTATGCAAAGATCTTCATTTAGTCTTTCGATCTTATACAATAAATCTTCTAAGAGTAAGGCTAAGCAGGCTTTAGACTCAATCTCCTTATCGTTTTGAAAGTTGATTTCTATACACTGTTTTCAGCTAGCCACTCTACCTGAGGATTTCTACTGGTGATATATAGCGGAAGTGTATAAGAACACACATCACCATACATATATAAAAAACATTCCATGTAAAAATACGAACAATTTTAAAATGTCGTATATCTTGTGAAAAATGTAAATAATTTATGAAATTCCAATAaaaattgaaaattttgaaaagtttCCAAATCCCAAAATATTTTTCGAAAACTGCGATTTTTTTGGGGATTTTTGAACATTGTTTAAAAATGAGATTTTTTTTCCTAAAATCCTGAATAGTTTTTAAAATTGCAAACAACATTTGAAAATccaatttatttcaaaaatatgacatatttttcaaaaaaacaaaaatctTGGAAACACCAACATTTTTTAAAGATTTTTCCACATGGGATCATTTTTTGAAACTACGTACAAAAATTGAAAAAAGAGGACATTTtctaaaatcccaaacatttttaatttgtgaacaaaaattgaaaacaagaacattttttaactTCAGAACATTTCTTGAAAAcgcaaacattttctaaaattcttgAACATTTACTGAGTTTATGAGCAAAATTAGAAAACATGCCTAGTTATGAAAttttggaaaataaataaaaacacgaTTTTTTTAAAATCTAAAGAAATATGAAGACTCTATGAAATTCAGTATTTTCTAAACTTATGAACAAAATTCTAAAAGACAAGCATTTTTTAATTTAgatttttttttaagaaaaaacaTTTTTAGTTGAAATTTGAAcactttttggaaaaaaaataaaagaaacgaaaaataaaataaaaacgaaaataaatgaaaaagaacaggaagaaaagaaaaaagagaaagagaaaaaaccAAGAAAACAAAAGAAACTGGAAAACTTGTAAGAGAAAAAAAGGTTCGGAAACCGCCTTGCTCACTCTGGTATAATGGGCTGGTCCAAATTCACGCGTTGGTGATTTGCCTGTGCGTTTGCCCGAATATTTGACGCAACAAGCATGCAGCTTTTTCCGGTGCTTGTGGTGCTACCAGTGCACCGGATGCCCATAGCACATTCACACAACATCTATCTACGTTGTCATAAAAATTTAAAACATTGCTCGAGGTAAAAAAAGTTAACAAATTTGACACTAATAGTATAACCTCTGTAACAAACATAAGACattttatatttatttacagagggagtacatatcatAGGTTGGGCTTCACATCTTTCCCGTTGTCACATTGATGTCAATTTTTTTATATCTCGTGCAATGTTTGGATTTTGATTTGAATTTGTGTGACAACATACATTGATGTTGCTTCAGTTTGCTAAATTTTATCAGATTCTTCAAAACAAATTAAAATGCGCAATGGCGCCCGGTGCACCAGAAACATTCCCGATTAGAACTGTCCATTAAAAAGACGGTTTGCACATTGTGCCCCTCCACTTCTTTTCTGAAAAGCCGGCCAAACCTTGTTTAGGGCGGGAATTCAACATCTTCAGCCTAAGAGGACTAGCAACCCAGGAAGAATCCGAAGTCAATGAACGGATGCCGCGGACGCCATTAGAGCACGTTAAACACATCCATCGCCGGCAAAGCCACCCCTGAAGAAACCGCATAGCCTCCATGACGTAGCGGGAGCACTCAACACTGCGTCGGATATAGAGACGGGGAACAAGAGTTCCACAACATGGTCATGGCCTCCCCTAGTTAAAAAGACCACACCAGGAGATGCAGACCTCACTGAATCGATGGGTCCAAGAGGAAACCAAACCTCCAGCTCGTCGATACCACCATTGGACGCATCGCCAGATTGGAACCAAGCTCGAGCAAATTTATTCGGACAGGGCTCCGTCTTCCCCATCTCAACTGCTCCATCGAGGAACCTAGCCCTATATGTGCATTAGGAACATAGATCGAGATTCCCCCACTGTCCCCCACCAAAGCGACCGTCAGAGGGGGAGGGGACCAGCGGTGCTGGGGAATGGGTCGGAAACTTGCTCGCATTTCTTATCCTTCCCTCTCAGCCACTAGGGGTGATCTAACTGGATTTGAATAAAGTTGTTTCATAaagcaataaaaaataaaaatttgtTTGGGAAAACACTTATGGtgcccttgttggggaacgttgcagaaaataaaaaatttctacgcttcaccaagatcaatctatggagtcatctagcaacgagagataggagtgcatctacatacccttgtagatcgcgagcggaagcgttcaagagaacggggttgagggagtcgtactcgtcgtgatccaaatcaccgaagatcctagtgccgaacggacagcacctccgcgttcaacacacgtacggttggggaagacatgtcctccttcttgatccagcaagggggagggagaggttgatggagatccagcagcacgacggcgtggtggtggaagcagcagcgatctcggcagggcttcgccaagctcagcaagAAGGGAAGGTGttgcgaggggagagggaggcgccagggactagggtgcggctgccctccctcccccctctttatataggggccctagggggtgcgccggcccctagagatcccatctcaaggggggcggcctagggcaggacttgccccccaagtcgagtggggcgcccccccccccctagggtttccaaccctaggcgcaggggaggcccaagggaggcgcaccagcccaccatgggctggttcccctcccacttcagcccatggggccctctggcataggtggccccacccggtggacccccgggacccttccggtggtcccggtacaatattggtgacccccgaaactttcccggtggccgaaagtggacttcctatatataattcttcacctttggaccattccggaactcctcgtgacgtccgggatctcatccgggactccgaacaactttcgggttaccgcatactaatatctctacaaccctagcatcatcgaaccttaagtgtgtagaccctacgggttcgggagacacgcagacatgaccgagacgactctccggtcaataaccaacaacgtgatctggatacccatattggctcccacatgctcctcgatgatctcatcggatgaaccacgatgtcgaggattcaagtaatcccgtatacaattccctttgtcaaccggtacgttacttgcccgagattcgatcgccggtatcccaatacctcgttcaatctcgttaccggcaagtcactttactcgtaccgtaatgcatgatcccgtgaccaaacacttggccacattgagctcattatgatgatgcattaccgagtgggcccagagatacctctccgtcaacggagtgacaaatcccagtctcgatccgtgtcaaccaaacagatactttcggggatacccgtagtatacctttatagtcacccggttacgttgtgacgtttggtacacgcaaagcactcctacggcatccgggagttacacgatctcatggtctaaggaaatgatacttgacattggaaaagctctagcaaacgaactacacgaccttgtgctatgcttaggattgggtcttgtccatcacatcattcctctaatgatgtgatcccgttatcaatgacatccaatgtgttggaaatatgccctagaggcaataataaaaggattattattatatttccttgttcatgataattgtcttttattcatgctataattgtattatccggaaatcgtaatacacgtgtaaatacttagaccacaacatgtccctagcgagcccctagttgactagctcgttgatcaacagatagtcatggtttcctgactatggacattggatgtcgttgataacgggatcacatcattaggagaatgatgtgatggacaagacccaatcctaagcatagcacaagatcgtgtagttcgttttgctagagcttttcctatgtcaagtatctcttccttagaccatgagatcgtgtaactcccggataccgtaggagtgctttgggtgtaccaaacgtcacaacgtaactgggtgactataaaggtgcactacaggtatctccgaaagtgtctgttgggttgacacggatcgagactgggatttgtcactccgtataacggagaggtatcactgggcccactcggtagtgcatcatcataatgagctcaaagtgaccaagtgtctggtcacgggatcatgcattacggtacgagtaaagtgacttgccggcaacgagattgaacgaggtattgggataccgacgatcgaatctcgggcaagtaacataccgtctgacaaagagaatagtatacggggttgcttgaatcctcgacatcgtggttcatccgatgagatcatcgaggagcatgtgggagccaacatgggtatccagatccagctgttggttattgaccggagagccgtctcggtcatgtctgcgtgcctcccgaacccgtagggtctacacacttaaggttcggtgacgctcgggttattaggaagacttgtatgtgattaccgaatgttgttcggagtcctggatgagatcccggacgtcacgaggagttccggaatggtccggaggtaaagatttatatatgggaagttgtcatacggtcaccggaaagtttcggggtcatatcggtattgtaccggggccaccggaggggtttcgggggtccaccgagaggggccacccctctcggagggcctcatgggccgtagggggcagTGAACCAGACCCTGGAGggctgcccccccccttgggcccatgcgcctagggttgggggggggggaaccctagtgggggcgccccccttgcttggggggtaagccccctcccttggccaccccccctctagatctcatctagagggggccagcccccttcccccttcccctataaatagaggggaaagGGGAGGGCTGCAaagaacatccaaggcgcagcccctcccctccccaaacacctctcctcctccgttgagtgcttggcgaagccctgtcggagtactgcctctccaccatcaccacgccgtcgtgctgctgctggagccttcttcctcaacctctccttcccccttgctggatcaagaaggagaagacgtcatccgctccgtacgtgtgttgaacgcggaggtgctgtccgttcggcacttggtcatcggtgatttggatcatggcgagtacgactccatcatccccgttcccttgaacgcttccgcacgcgatctacaagtggtatgtagatgcaatctctctcctatcactcgttgcttagatgaactcatagatgtatcttgatgaaaccgtaggaaattttttaattttctgcaatgttccccaacagtggcatcatgagctaggtctatgcgtagttctgtattgcacgagtagaacacaattttgttgtgggcgtagatcttgtcaacttgcttgccgctagtagtcttattttgcttcagcggtattgtgggatgaagcggcccggactgaccttacacgtacgcttacgtgagacaggttccaccgactgacatgcactagttgcataaggtggctagcgggagtctgtctctcccactttagttggaccggattcgatgaaaagggtccttatgaagggtaaatagaagttgacaaaatcacgttgtggttattcgtaggtaagaaaacattcttgctagaaccaaattgcagccacgtaaaagatgcaacaacaattagaggacgtctaacttgtttttgcagtaattgtcatgtgatgtgatatggtcagaagttgtgatgaatgatgaatgatatattgtgatgtatgagatcatgttcttgtaataggaatcatgacttgcatgtcgatgagtatgacaaccggcaggagccataggagttgtctttatttttatatgacctgcgtgtcattgaagaacgccatgtaaattactttactttattgctaaacgcgttagccatagaagtagaagtagtcattggcgtgacaacttcatgaagacacgatgatggagatcatgatgatggagatcatggtgtcatgccggtgacgaagatgatcatggagccccgaagatggagatcaaaggagctatatgatattggccatatcatgtcactattatataattgcatgtgatgtttattatgtttatgcatcttgtttacttagaacgacggtagtaaataagatgatcccttataataatttcaagaaagtgttccccctaactgtgcgctgttgcgaaagttcgttgttttgaagcaccacgtgatgatcgggtgtgatagatcctaacgttcacatacaacgggtgtaagacagttttacacatgcatgaacacttagggttaactt is a window of Triticum dicoccoides isolate Atlit2015 ecotype Zavitan chromosome 2B, WEW_v2.0, whole genome shotgun sequence DNA encoding:
- the LOC119368550 gene encoding anthocyanidin 5,3-O-glucosyltransferase-like, which translates into the protein MEADPHPAVVLHACLGVGHLTPMVELAKLFLRRGIPVIIAVPTPPASTADIFASSATAVASLAAANPTISFHHLPAPDYPNPDPDPYLQMVDTIRLTVPSLLAFLRTLPSVAALVLDTFCVDALDAADELGVPAYIYFTSSAAYLAAFLHLPHYLATTDGGDFKDMGKSLLRFPGVPPIPASDMPQIVQDRASRTCAVRMGQYGRKPEARGLLINTYERLEARAVTALRDGVCLPGRPTPPVYCIGPLIVKGESAPQAQGACLSWLDAQPERSVVFLCFGSLGAMSAAQLKEIACGLENSGHRFLWVVRSPPEDPAKYFLPRPEPDLDALLPDGFLDRTAARGMVVKMWAPQVEVLRHAATGAFVTHCGWNSVLEAASAGVPMLCWPQYAEQRANKVFVVDEMKLGVVMEGYDEELVKAEEVEKKVRLVMESDEGEKLRGRLALAKEKAAEAPADGGPSRTAFTEFLKDLKLQK